A single Nerophis ophidion isolate RoL-2023_Sa linkage group LG26, RoL_Noph_v1.0, whole genome shotgun sequence DNA region contains:
- the LOC133543853 gene encoding uncharacterized protein LOC133543853 isoform X2: MDRCHLDGCHLEECHVGQVSPGQVSPGRLSPGRVSRWPGVTWKGVTLARCHLDSCHLEGCHVGQVSPGRVSHWPGVTWMGVTWDRCHMDRCHVDGCHLDGCHVDRCYLDGCHLERCHMDRCHMDGCHLDGCHVGQVSHGLVPRGRVSPGRVS, translated from the exons ATGGACAGGTGTCACCTGGACGGTTGTCACCTGGAAGAGTGTCACGTTGGCCAGGTGTCACCTGGACAGGTGTCACCTGGACGGTTGTCACCTGGAAGGGTGTCACGTTGGCCAGGTGTCACCTGGAAGGGTGTCACATTGGCCAGGTGTCACCTGGACAGTTGTCACCTGGAAGGGTGTCACGTTGGCCAGGTGTCACCTGGAAGGGTGTCACATTGGCCAGGTGTCACCTGGATGGGCGTCACGTGGGACAGGTGTCACATGGACAGGTGCCACGTGGATGGGTGTCACCTGGACGGGTGTCATGTGGACAGGTGTTACCTAGATGGGTGTCACCTAGAGAGGTGTCACATGGACAGGTGTCACATGGATGGGTGTCACCTGGATGGGTGTCACGTGGGACAGGTGTCACATGGACTGGTGCCACGTGGACGGGTGTCAC CTGGACGAGTATCATAA
- the LOC133543853 gene encoding uncharacterized protein LOC133543853 isoform X1, with product MDRCHLDGCHLEECHVGQVSPGQVSPGRLSPGRVSRWPGVTWKGVTLARCHLDSCHLEGCHVGQVSPGRVSHWPGVTWMGVTWDRCHMDRCHVDGCHLDGCHVDRCYLDGCHLERCHMDRCHMDGCHVDRCYLDGCHLDRCHMDGCHLDGCHVGQVSHGRVSRGQLLPRWVSPRQVSHGQVSHGWVSPGRLSPGWVSRGTGVTWTGVTSTVVTWKGGQVSPGRLSRLHHTRPGNTWITLTGVTWTGVT from the exons ATGGACAGGTGTCACCTGGACGGTTGTCACCTGGAAGAGTGTCACGTTGGCCAGGTGTCACCTGGACAGGTGTCACCTGGACGGTTGTCACCTGGAAGGGTGTCACGTTGGCCAGGTGTCACCTGGAAGGGTGTCACATTGGCCAGGTGTCACCTGGACAGTTGTCACCTGGAAGGGTGTCACGTTGGCCAGGTGTCACCTGGAAGGGTGTCACATTGGCCAGGTGTCACCTGGATGGGCGTCACGTGGGACAGGTGTCACATGGACAGGTGCCACGTGGATGGGTGTCACCTGGACGGGTGTCATGTGGACAGGTGTTACCTAGATGGGTGTCACCTAGAGAGGTGTCACATGGACAGGTGTCACATGGATGGGTGTCAC GTGGACAGGTGTTACCTAGATGGGTGTCACCTAGACAGGTGTCACATGGACGGTTGTCACCTGGATGGGTGTCACGTGGGACAGGTGTCACATGGACGGGTGTCACGTGGACAGCTGTTACCTAGATGGGTGTCACCTAGACAGGTGTCACATGGACAGGTGTCACATGGATGGGTGTCACCTGGACGGTTGTCACCTGGATGGGTGTCACGTGGGACAGGTGTCACGTGGACGGGTGTCACCTCGACAGTTGTCACCTGGAAGGGTGGACAGGTATCACCTGGACGGTTGTCACGTCTACATCACACCCGTCCAGGTAACACGTGGATCACATTGACGGGTGTGACGTGGACGGGTGTCACGTGA